One genomic segment of Candidatus Latescibacterota bacterium includes these proteins:
- a CDS encoding polymer-forming cytoskeletal protein has protein sequence MKKKNQMKGFSKFTKEGEEMNGEGKMNSIIGQGCKIKGTIDVKEGTLRVDGEFEGTINCPGTLVVGKDGKVNADVNVASAVIGGKVNGNIDAREKIELQAGSRLEGDIKTTRLVIDEGVFFEGSCKMSPDNKTATPSHVPGKEEAQKDKKSNSNAWAK, from the coding sequence ATGAAAAAAAAGAATCAGATGAAAGGATTCTCAAAATTCACGAAAGAGGGTGAAGAAATGAACGGAGAAGGAAAGATGAATTCAATTATTGGGCAAGGGTGCAAGATCAAAGGTACGATCGATGTCAAGGAAGGTACTCTCAGGGTCGACGGAGAATTTGAGGGGACGATTAATTGTCCGGGAACTCTGGTCGTAGGTAAGGACGGAAAGGTCAATGCCGACGTGAATGTTGCAAGCGCTGTCATAGGCGGGAAGGTAAACGGAAATATAGACGCCAGGGAAAAGATCGAACTGCAGGCCGGGTCAAGGCTCGAAGGCGATATCAAGACTACGAGGCTTGTGATCGATGAAGGTGTGTTTTTCGAGGGCTCCTGCAAGATGAGTCCGGACAACAAAACGGCAACTCCGTCACATGTGCCCGGGAAAGAAGAGGCGCAAAAAGACAAAAAAAGCAATTCGAATGCTTGGGCTAAATAG
- a CDS encoding ParB/RepB/Spo0J family partition protein yields MRKKVLGRGLEALISQDLKDSIAETERVREIELGEIDPNPHQPRDHFDDRHLDELAESIKKNGVLQPVVVRRAGDRYQLIVGERRLRASGIAGKNTIPAIVRNVDDDDALKLALLENLQREDLNPIEEARGYIALRQRTGLSDKEIAAILGKNRSTVANTIRLLNLPAEVVGLIEEGRLRAGHARAILSVDGEKEQIAWARKVVEDGFTVRDIELAVKPEKKKRRRKKSASRDPVLAEFEERLETVLGTRVRILPRKKGGLITIEFFSDDDLESILERIGVDITL; encoded by the coding sequence TTGAGAAAGAAAGTTCTTGGTCGAGGCTTGGAAGCTCTTATCTCACAAGACCTTAAAGATAGCATTGCGGAGACTGAGCGAGTCCGGGAGATCGAGCTTGGAGAGATAGATCCCAACCCTCACCAGCCGAGGGACCACTTCGACGACAGGCATCTGGATGAGCTGGCCGAATCTATAAAAAAGAATGGTGTACTTCAGCCCGTGGTCGTCAGGAGGGCTGGAGACAGATATCAGCTGATCGTGGGCGAGAGAAGGCTCAGGGCTTCAGGAATTGCCGGAAAGAATACAATTCCTGCCATAGTACGGAATGTCGATGACGATGACGCGCTGAAGCTGGCTCTGTTGGAGAACCTGCAGAGAGAGGATCTTAATCCGATAGAAGAAGCAAGGGGATATATCGCCCTCAGGCAGCGTACCGGATTGTCTGACAAGGAGATAGCAGCAATACTTGGAAAGAACAGAAGTACTGTCGCGAATACTATAAGGCTTCTTAACCTGCCCGCCGAAGTGGTCGGGCTGATCGAGGAAGGTCGTCTCAGGGCGGGCCATGCCAGGGCCATACTCTCGGTCGATGGTGAAAAGGAACAGATAGCGTGGGCTAGAAAGGTCGTTGAGGACGGATTTACGGTGAGAGATATAGAGCTGGCCGTGAAACCGGAAAAGAAGAAAAGGCGCAGGAAAAAGAGTGCAAGCCGTGATCCGGTCCTTGCGGAGTTCGAGGAAAGGCTTGAGACAGTGCTTGGTACAAGGGTGAGGATCCTCCCGAGAAAAAAAGGAGGACTGATCACAATTGAGTTCTTCTCCGACGATGACCTCGAGAGCATCCTGGAGAGGATAGGAGTAGATATCACCCTTTAG
- a CDS encoding Hsp20/alpha crystallin family protein yields the protein MRLMRWYPETTGLKTLQGEMDDIFNNLFLVNRRRLDTDYRGWTPRVDIQEHENNYEISAEIPGRDKDEISIEVQENILTIRGEKKKEEKATEKNYHLCERHCGSFERSFTLPDNTEPEGVDAEYKNGVLNITVPKTEKAIPKEIKVNIK from the coding sequence ATGAGACTGATGAGATGGTACCCGGAAACGACGGGCCTCAAGACCCTTCAGGGTGAGATGGACGATATTTTCAACAATCTTTTCCTGGTGAACAGAAGGAGGCTTGACACTGACTATCGCGGTTGGACACCCAGGGTCGATATTCAGGAGCATGAGAACAATTATGAGATATCGGCCGAAATACCCGGAAGGGACAAAGACGAGATCAGCATCGAAGTCCAGGAGAACATCCTCACGATAAGGGGCGAGAAGAAGAAAGAAGAGAAGGCGACAGAGAAGAACTATCATCTTTGCGAAAGACACTGTGGAAGCTTCGAGAGGTCTTTTACTCTCCCCGACAATACCGAGCCGGAAGGAGTCGATGCGGAGTACAAAAACGGCGTATTGAACATCACCGTGCCGAAGACCGAAAAGGCGATCCCGAAGGAGATAAAGGTCAACATCAAATGA
- a CDS encoding M23 family metallopeptidase, with protein MEKETFSIIVVPHDIKKTRTYKVPYRTFYTVTTFLAIGLVAMVVFLSTYGKLLVKTRETLMLERQVRELTVRNEKISEVIRNLSEIHAMDLKVRGMLGLDIAEEDRRALDSTSPAVTAGETQLENEKTQMLRAIPSFWPVRGFITKGYNLGRGEGDPTYHPGIDIGVERGVPVRAAASGVVIDVGWDDIYGYIVQIDHGYGIKTLYGHNDRLVVIKGERVGRGQTIAHAGSTGRSTAPHLHFEVTQDNIQVDPLKYLLK; from the coding sequence ATGGAAAAAGAGACATTCTCCATTATCGTCGTACCTCACGATATCAAAAAGACGAGGACCTACAAGGTCCCCTACAGGACGTTTTATACCGTAACAACGTTTCTTGCGATAGGGCTTGTTGCAATGGTTGTTTTTCTAAGCACTTACGGAAAACTGCTGGTAAAGACGCGGGAGACTCTCATGCTCGAGCGACAGGTGAGAGAGTTGACGGTAAGGAATGAGAAGATAAGCGAGGTCATCCGAAATCTTTCGGAGATACATGCTATGGATCTGAAAGTGAGAGGGATGCTTGGCCTCGATATAGCAGAAGAAGACAGGCGGGCACTTGATAGCACATCACCGGCGGTAACTGCCGGAGAAACACAGCTTGAGAATGAAAAAACACAGATGCTGAGGGCGATACCCAGCTTTTGGCCTGTAAGAGGCTTTATTACAAAAGGTTACAACCTTGGGCGAGGGGAAGGAGACCCCACATATCATCCGGGGATCGACATTGGTGTGGAGCGGGGAGTGCCTGTGCGAGCGGCAGCTTCCGGGGTAGTGATCGATGTGGGGTGGGACGATATCTACGGATATATTGTTCAGATAGACCATGGGTACGGAATAAAAACTCTTTACGGACACAACGACAGGCTGGTAGTAATAAAGGGAGAACGGGTGGGTCGGGGACAGACGATAGCCCACGCTGGAAGCACGGGAAGGAGTACAGCTCCGCACCTGCATTTCGAGGTCACACAGGATAACATCCAGGTGGACCCTTTAAAATACCTTTTAAAATGA